Part of the Thermodesulfovibrionales bacterium genome, CACTCATGCCCGGCATTCTAAGATCGAGCAGAAGCACCTCAGGCGGGTCCTGTTTGATTGCGGCGATGGCGTCATCCACGTTGTATACCGCCTTCGTGTCGTAATCCCGCAGGAGCAGCCTTTCCGACAATGCAGCCGCAAATTCAACCTCATCGTCAACGATAAGCACTTTAGTCCATGACATTATAACCCCCTTAGATCGATGCTGGCTTTGACAGGCACTTCGACTGTGAAAGCCGATCCCTTGTCGACCTCGCTTTCAACAAGGATCGTACCCCCCAGCTTCTGCATTATCCCGTATGATATGGAGAGACCGAGACCCGTACCTTTCCCTTTTTCTTTCGTCGTAAAGAAGGGCTCAAAAATATGCTTTAAGACTTCTTTCGGAATACCATGACCATTATCCCGCATAATCACCTGAAGTGTGTCCTCATCTTTCTTCCCCGTGGCAATCGCCAGCGTCCCCCCATCCTGCAGGGCGTCTATGGCATTGTTGGCGATGTTTAAGAATACCTGTTGCAGCAATCCCCTGTCACTCTCGATCTTGGGAAGATTTTCCGAGAGATTCATATCCAGGTTGACATTCCGATAGAGAATCTCCTTCTCGAGAAACCCGATAACCTCCTTGATCGTTTCATTCATGTCGATTATCTCAAGGGAGACATCCATTCTCCGGGCAAATCCCAAGAGTCGCTGCGTAATAGTCCTGCAGCGATCTACGCTATCAGTTATCGAAAAGACGATCGATAAAAACTTTTCCTTATTGGGGAAGTTGCCGATAAGCTGCAGAATGTCCTTCATGAGTCCGGCCTTTTCGTTAATCACGGCGAGGGGATTATTTATTTCATGCGCTATGCCGGCTGCAAGCCTTCCGATTGAGGCAAGTTTACTTGTGTGTTCGGTCTCTGCAATGGCTGCTTCGCGCCTTTGCTCCGCCTCTTGTATCCGGTTTACAACTGAAGAAGTGATGATGCTGTTTGCTATGGAACCTATAATAACGAGTACGATGATCAAATAAAGCGTGCCCACATCCTTGGTAAAGAGCTCGATCATCCTCGATGAAGCGGTTGACTGAACGACCATCCCCAATACCCAGGAGGATTGCTTTATATGTGCATATCCGACTTCAAGATAGATACTATCTCGCTTATAGTCCATTAATGATAGATCCTGAGCAGGAACCGGAAATTTGAGAGCCGCCCGCTCAAGTATTTTGCCATGGAAGCGGGAAGGGGTCTGGAGGATACCGTCTTTGTTTACAATGAACGCGTCATCGTATTCCTTCAGCTGCATCGAAGAAAGGAATCTATTGAGGGTCTCCACATCTACCGTTGCCCGTAACACCCAGAAGGCGTGCTTGCCGGGCATTTCCCTTCTCACGGCGATCGCAAAATGGGGCATCTTTCGGTATCCGGTGAAAACATCGCTGATATAGACACCGCGGATGCTGACCTCCTGAAACCAGTCCTGGTTCGAATAGTCCCTGCCCTTGAGATGATAAGGTCCCGCATAGGACAGCTGGATCCCCTCCGAGTTAATTAGGCCGAGGTCAACGATCTCTCCGAATTCTTTCCTGAACTTGGCAAAAATCGTATGGATCATCGTATCGTCAGACAACTCATCGAGGCTGTACGCATTCGTAAGGAATCGCAATCCTGCGAGTTTCTCCTGTAAGAACGACTCAATAGACCGCTGTGAGTCTTCCAACTGCCACCTGAGATGGTCCCGGAATTCATCTTTAAGGATATTGAAAACCCAGAAATAGCTGATCATGGCAATCCCGATGAGGGGGAGACCCGCAAGCGTTCCTATATAGAAGAATAAACGTAACTTAAGAGACTTGTAACGGTCTTTTTTTATCGCGTTAACAAAATTCGTGAATGGCCTTAAAATACTTTGCATAAAAGGAGTGAGAGCCGGGTCTCCATTTCTGTTCATTATAGCACGTTTTTATTTTATGCAAAACCTGAAGCCTGGCCTGTTTTGTGCTATTATATTTTTACCGGACTGTCATAAAAAACTTTGGGACATGCCCGGAAAAAGAGAACCCATGAAGCTGTGGCAACATATTTCAGGCCTCCTAAAAACCGAAGAGACGTACGGAAAAGGGAAAGATGAGGGCAGTGAGGTCCTGACAGAGAAGTTCGGTGCATTTCAGCGGCTTTTGTCGAGCAATAATGCCGCGCTCGAACTCATGGCAGATATGGGAGAAAAGCTCTCCGGTGATTTCCTCTTTGACCGCCACTATGTTGACTCTACCTTGAACGCTGTTTCGGAAAGGGTCAAAGACCTTGTCGAAAATCTCAGAATCATCTCAAACGGAAAGTACCGGGCTTTGGATGAGAGGTTCGATGAGATTCAGACCGGGATTCAGAGGGTTCTCACTGAGAAGAAAGAAATCGCCGAAAGCCCCTATACGCTTTCTTTAGCGGAGATTACCAGGGAAATGGCGGAGATGGTCGGTTCGAAGATAGCCAACATAGGTGAGATAAGAAACCGCCTTGCGCTTCCCATTCCGGACGGATTCAGCATTACCGCCTTTGCCTTCAAGAGGTTCATGGAACAAAACGATTTCTTCGGAAGAATAAAGGAGAAACTCGATGATCTGTCGATTGACGATCTTGAGGCATTGAATGCGACGAGCAGGGAAATAAAGGACCTCATCGCAGGCGGGGAAATCCCCTCTGATCTCGAAGCGGCCATAGCCGCGTCATACGCGGGACTTTGCGAAAGAGAAGGCTCCCGGGTAAAGGTTTCCGTTCGGAGCAGCGCCCTCCAGGAGGACGGGGAGTTCAGTTTCGCGGGACAGTACAGCACGTTCCTGAATGTTCCCTTCGAATCGCTTTTCGAAAAATACAAGTCTGTCGTGGCGAGTCTCTTCAACCCGCGGGCGCTGTTCTATGTTAAGACCAAGGGCTTTCAGGAATCGGATATGGTGATGTCTGTCGGCGTGCTCACCATGATCGACGCGGAGGCAGCAGGTGTCGTGTATTCTGCCGACCCGAATGACCCCGAGAGGGATGTGATCATCATCAGCGCTGTCAAGGGTCTGGGAATGGGCCTTGTTGACGGCACGATAACGCCGGAAGTATATCTTGTTTCACGTTCGGGAGGCGAGATCATCGAAAGGAGCCCGTCAAAACAGTCGCAGATGCTTGCTTGTAATTCCGATGGGGGTATCGAAGAGATCGTCCTTGATGAGGGGCACGACGGAAAAGCAGCCGTCACCGATGAGGATATCAAGACGCTGGCTCGTTATGCCCTCTCTCTCGAAACCCACTTCCAGGGTTGCCAGGATATCGAATGGGCGATCGACAGACGCAAGGGCCTCTGCATTTTGCAGTCGAGGCCCCTGCGCCTATTGGCCAGAAAGGCGTCTATAGCTGCGCCGACGCTGGTGAAGGGATACACCGTTCTCATTGACAGAGGTGCCATAGCGTTTAAGGGGATCGGGTTCGGAAAGGCCTATATCGTTAGACAAGATGAAGATTTGGAAGGCTTTCCCGAAGGCGCGGTACTCGTGGCCAAACACACGTCCCCAAAGTTCGTTGCGGTCATGAACAGGGCTAGCGCGATTGTCACTGACGTTGGGTCGGCGACGGGCCACATGGCGTCGTTGGCGAGGGAGTTTCAGGTCGCCGCATTACTGGATACGGAGGTTGCAACATCGCTCATTCAGCAGGGTGAGGAAATCACCGTGGACGCAATAAACTGCAACATTTACAGGGGACACGTTGCGGAGCTTGAAGAGTTCGCGGTGAAGAGGGAAAACCTTTTCAAGGAGACCAGGATTTTTAAGACACTGGAGGACGTACTGAAACTGATATCTCCTCTCTATCTCGTGAACCCGGACGATAGGT contains:
- a CDS encoding ATP-binding protein, giving the protein MISYFWVFNILKDEFRDHLRWQLEDSQRSIESFLQEKLAGLRFLTNAYSLDELSDDTMIHTIFAKFRKEFGEIVDLGLINSEGIQLSYAGPYHLKGRDYSNQDWFQEVSIRGVYISDVFTGYRKMPHFAIAVRREMPGKHAFWVLRATVDVETLNRFLSSMQLKEYDDAFIVNKDGILQTPSRFHGKILERAALKFPVPAQDLSLMDYKRDSIYLEVGYAHIKQSSWVLGMVVQSTASSRMIELFTKDVGTLYLIIVLVIIGSIANSIITSSVVNRIQEAEQRREAAIAETEHTSKLASIGRLAAGIAHEINNPLAVINEKAGLMKDILQLIGNFPNKEKFLSIVFSITDSVDRCRTITQRLLGFARRMDVSLEIIDMNETIKEVIGFLEKEILYRNVNLDMNLSENLPKIESDRGLLQQVFLNIANNAIDALQDGGTLAIATGKKDEDTLQVIMRDNGHGIPKEVLKHIFEPFFTTKEKGKGTGLGLSISYGIMQKLGGTILVESEVDKGSAFTVEVPVKASIDLRGL
- a CDS encoding PEP/pyruvate-binding domain-containing protein, with the protein product MKLWQHISGLLKTEETYGKGKDEGSEVLTEKFGAFQRLLSSNNAALELMADMGEKLSGDFLFDRHYVDSTLNAVSERVKDLVENLRIISNGKYRALDERFDEIQTGIQRVLTEKKEIAESPYTLSLAEITREMAEMVGSKIANIGEIRNRLALPIPDGFSITAFAFKRFMEQNDFFGRIKEKLDDLSIDDLEALNATSREIKDLIAGGEIPSDLEAAIAASYAGLCEREGSRVKVSVRSSALQEDGEFSFAGQYSTFLNVPFESLFEKYKSVVASLFNPRALFYVKTKGFQESDMVMSVGVLTMIDAEAAGVVYSADPNDPERDVIIISAVKGLGMGLVDGTITPEVYLVSRSGGEIIERSPSKQSQMLACNSDGGIEEIVLDEGHDGKAAVTDEDIKTLARYALSLETHFQGCQDIEWAIDRRKGLCILQSRPLRLLARKASIAAPTLVKGYTVLIDRGAIAFKGIGFGKAYIVRQDEDLEGFPEGAVLVAKHTSPKFVAVMNRASAIVTDVGSATGHMASLAREFQVAALLDTEVATSLIQQGEEITVDAINCNIYRGHVAELEEFAVKRENLFKETRIFKTLEDVLKLISPLYLVNPDDRSFKAESCRTYHDITRFCHEMAIHELFDVTGISADEVGAIRLLTGVPVDIYLIDLGGGTSGREDTKDLLLKNISSVPFNAFLRGLAAMKWPEPRPADAKGFLGMLATSASIPEEELKRTAEKSFSIISGDYMNFAIRLGYHLSTVEAYAGENINDNYIKFTFKGGGAIIDRRLRRIRLITEILRKLDFSVKVVEDVVNASLMKYRRSSTEKTLEILGRLTVYTKQLDMVMYNDAITDVYIEEFCSANVTGH
- a CDS encoding response regulator — its product is MSWTKVLIVDDEVEFAAALSERLLLRDYDTKAVYNVDDAIAAIKQDPPEVLLLDLRMPGMS